The following DNA comes from Lutra lutra chromosome 14, mLutLut1.2, whole genome shotgun sequence.
TTCCTCCCGTCTGCTGTGTGTTGCTGGCATCCGCCGAGGCTCCCTAACCAGAGCCGCACCTGGCGTGTCGGTCTGGGCGCGCCACTGCACGCTCCCTGATCGCGACTCCCACACGGGCATGAGAAGAGCTTGTGGAAAACCCTGGTGTCCACGGCATAGGATGACGTCCTCCATGGCCAGGGTTGGAAAACCACCTCGTTGGCCCCTGGGAGGCTGATGACCTACAGTCCacctggagaggagagagaaagcagtctTGGGTCTGGTGTTCGTGGTGGCAGGGGTCAGTGGCCACCCACACGGAGATGACAGTGGCTGTGTCCTTACGGTAAAGGGAACGCTAAGCAGCCATTTGGCCTCCAGCAGGGCTGACCCTGGTCCCACCGCAGAACACGGACTGGCTGGCCGTCCTTGGAGGCCAGGAGAGGCAAGAGAAAGGACGCGGGCAGGAAGAAGGTGAAGTGGCCGGCAGAGGCCGCTCCGCACGGCTCTGGGTCGCGCCTGCCCCCTGGGGAGGGCCGGCAACGGGAGGGAGAAGCATCTTCGTGTAATGGCTGCCCTCTGGGCCCCCTGAAATGATGGTCCGGCGCTCAGGACTTACGGGGACACCCCAACCTCCAGAAAACCTATTTTCCACATCCATGTATGTTGATTTTTATGAGCAGGTTTTACTACATTGTAGAAGGGTATTTAACTCCTGGAGGTGCCAGCCCCCCAGAAAGGAGAGCAGTTTCGTGCTCTGACTTTGCACGGGTGAGGGCTAAAGGCCCGGTCACCGAGAGCTGCTCCGACTAATTAATGCATTTGCTCCCTGCAGGGTGAAACTGAGTTTTCAGATACGTTCTCGAGGCGGTGCGCTTGATTGCTAGGTGTTGCACTCTTCGAGCTATTTTTCCTAGTACGTCGCCCGGTACGTGCAAGCTGAGAGATTATTTCCCATGGAAGACTGACAGCGAAGCTACGGTTGCTTGATGGACTCTGTGCTCGTGTGCAGACATAACACTTGTTCGAGGACAGGACACCTTCCTGCCTGGaagggagggcctgggtggcgTGGCCTGACCGCTGTGCTCTGGTCGGGGCTGGCCCAGGAGCGTCTGTGCCCCGGGCAAGCTCACGCACACACACCTCTCACCATCGTCCTCCAGGTCTGGTACCGTTCCAGGCTCTTCTCCTGGAAATCCCGGCGGCACCACAGAAGACCAACACGGACGCTTGGCGCTCTCCCAGGAAGGCCGGACACGGGGCCTCTGCAGCATGCGCTGCTCTCCCGGCTGCTTTTCTCAGACCAAGGCCCCCCAAGTCGCTCCCTCCCCAGGATACCACCAGGCAGCCtgccttctctgtttttcttcctctttttcctttttttgtgtttttgtttgtttatttttgagtgagGGTAACAGCAGCAACAATGACGATGATTAACACTGTGATTTCAGAACCGGTTCTGAGGAAATCACGGTAAACAGAGTGTGTTTGCCTAAGGAAACCCTCCGAGCAATCAACCAGTAACACAACGTGTGTGCTAATGAACCCAAAGCTGTTAATGTGGTTTCTTCAGTTAAATTGATTCATGAATTTTGAAGAGAACATTATCTAATGAATTTTCTTTGAATAGAAAGCAATTAAAAGGACAAATCAGTCTGATTAACCCCAAAGTCACCCTCCTGCCACAAATGGTGTACAGTTTGAAATTATATCATAAAAAACTGGAGCACATTTGCTATCTTTCTGCCCTCTACTAATCCATGTAAATTAATGAACAACAAAGTTAATTTCTTTGATGACCCTGTTCTAGTATCACCTGGATTATACTGATGTTTAATTTGCTTAATGTTATAATAAAgactaaacagattttttttccagtgaagtGATTATCATTCCCTTCAGTTAAgaagtgatttttattatttaacacgCATGTAAGGGTGTGTTTTCTTTAAGAACCAAATCACACTTGGCCGGCTTGGCACCGAGTGTAATCAGTGCTATTGTGGACACACTCGGAACACGGTGCTGCCCGTGGAAGCCTTCCCTTTGCTGTCGCCGTCAGGCACTCCCGCCCCGAGGGCTCGGTGCCCCCGCCGTGGGGACGCGGCTCCGTGTCCAGTGCTCCCTAGCCGCGTGTTCCCTTCGGAAAGACAATAGGTATCGATTCAGACCAGCCTCCTTCACATGCCTGGGAAACCGCTCTAAAacctggaggtggagggagacAGCGTTCTCATGCGTTCACCTGTTCGTCCTGCAGTGGGAGGAAGAGCAAATGCACTTTGACGTGGTTAGTCCATTAAAATGGGAACAGAGTCATTTTCGCAGCCCTGTTCATTACAGATACCTGTAGCCACGGTCGCTGCAGGCCCCGTGGACCGTGGTGTTTGGCATTCTGAGCCTGTCCGCTGCGGGATGTGGACGGCTAGCATGAAATCACAGCCCGACCCAtggcttctctttccttctgtgtccCTGCTGAAGCTGGGAACTCACGGGCGGTGTAAAAGGTTCTGCAGTCGGTAGGCaggcagggctcagggctcagtaACTGAGCTGCTCATGCGTTGACGCACGGGGGTCCTGGAAGAGAGGGCAGGGCGCGGTCCTGCGCGGAACCaggggaagatggaaggaagctGCAGATGTGGGGTGCACCGTGCGGGCTGCCTGCAAAGGGGACGGCCCGCACGGTGCCAGGGACAGGCTGAAGGGACCGTGCATGAAGGCCATGTTTTAACTGAGGGTCGCACTtctgtgggtgtgggtgtgtctTCTGTTGCAGGACGGGCAGCTCATTCCGTCAGAGCCCTGGGAGCCGTTTGTCCACAGGGCGTCGTTCTGTGTTCTGCCTTTCAGATTCATTCACCGCACAGGTGTTGTGGAAGCTGCTGGAGGCCGTGAAATTTGGAGACACAGTGTCGTACCAGCAGCTCGCAGCCCTGGCAGGAAACCCCAAAGCCGCGCGGGCAGTGGGCGGAGCCATGAGGCGCAACCCTGTAAGTTGTGGTCTGTGTGGACGTCAGGGTGGCCGCGGCCGGTGGGTGGGCCTGGGTGCTGCGCCCGGGGGTGTGGCCGCGTAGGTAGGCATGTTCCCCAGGCAGCCGGAGCCACGCTgggcggggaggagaggaaacGCTCATGGTGGGCCCTCCCCTGAGAGGCAGGGACAGCACTGGTAGGTCTGCGCCCCTGGCCCCCGTCTTTGGTGAGGGGATCAGGAAGCGTTCGCACAAAAGCACCCCCCATGCATGTCGGAACCACAGCAGCCCGTTGTCAGAGGCAGTACCAAGGAGGACAGGCCCTGGAGAAAGTGGCGAATGACATTCGTTCTTCCAGTAACTGGGTACACGGGCTGCCTCGCTTGTGCCCGACACTTTCAGGGGCCAGGCCTACAGCCAGAAACCAAGCAGGCTGCCCGTATGCAGCATGGTTCTAGAAGGAGACACATTCCGGGATGCTGGATGCATAGGGAGGCTGGAGATCTGACACCAGGGTGTGCACCTGGGGAACGGGCCTGATTCATGGCATTTGGGCGTGTCTTCCCCAGGGAGTGGCTCCTTCCGCAAGCCCCTTTGTGTCCTTGTCCCTCCTGTGCATCTGTGATCAGATTTTGCAGAAAGGGAGGCTCTGTCCAGGCAAAGCCTTGCTCACCAGAGGATGGGCCTGTGTGGGTGGCCGCGTGCCTGTTGTCCCCACGCCTGAACCTGGACCACAGGCTGTCCTGGTTCAGAAAGCAAGTCCTTGTGAGGCCGTGGCGTCCCCATCCCAAAGCAGCCAGGTCCTTGGGGGACCCCACACAGCCAAGTGAGACCCAGAGTATTTCTGTTCTTGGTAGCCCTTCCAGTACTGGGCCGCGGCCTGCTGGTGCCTCCGTGCTGGCATCCCCCTGGAGCTGTGGGAGAGGGTCTGATGGGATGGAAATGTGCCATCCTATCAGGAGGAGGAAAGTAGGACCATCACATCCTGGGATAGGAAATTACTAGATCAGAAAGACCTCACTTTTTTGAAACTTGCTGTAGCTTTGCAGTGTATTTCCAGCATTATCTTCGTCCCTGTTCacctgggagaggcaggcatTGGCACACCCGGCCCACTGCTCTTGCGCTGGGTCCCTGTTGCCTGAGGGCAGAGCCGCAGCTCTCTGAGAGGTGGCATTTACGAGACtgccttcttttttctaagaAGCACCCCGGCAGGTTCGCAGTGGATCGCACTGTCTTGCGCGAATTCTGTGCCATGAAGAGACATCCCCAACGGTCAGGAGCAATGTGTAACGTGGACCACCGGTCATGCTCACGCCTCGCTGTGCCCCAGGTCCTCCGCGACAGTGGATCACGAGCCCAATCGGTGCTCCGTTCCACAGCGGTCCTGTTTCTGGTGCAGTGTGGCCCACGTGTCCCGAGTCGTCCCCTCCACGCAGCACAGGCTCAGCTTTACCGTGCGCATGAGGTGATTCTGCTTCGCATTccagcatgaattttttttacgTTTCCCGATAAAGTATGAACCGCTTTGTTCCTTGGGAAGGCCACCGTCTCCTCCAGGTGCTGAGCAGCTGGACTCGGCCTGGGAATTGGCAGTTGGGACGCTGCAGGACACGGCTCCCTGTCGCGCCTGGTGAGATGGGCGCTAGAAGCTAACAGCTTTCTGCCTGGCCTTCTGCGGCCCATGGTCACTGTGTCCCGTGTAcgttctccctctgtcccagatCTTTGTGCCTCCTTCAGGCCAAGGGTCTACTCCTCACGCCCTTTGTGGACGGAGGACCGTCTTCTCGGCCACGGAGGGGCGATTCGGTTCCCACCGTGCACCGCAGGTGCTGTGTGCTGATGCCTCCCGCAGGGGCACACCTCCCGTCCAGTGCTCTGCACACACGCACTGCCGTCGGGCACACAGACAGCGGGGGACCCTCACCTGGCTCGGGTGCCGATAGCGGCGGCTCACTCAGCTGCAGAGATGCCGTCACTGCCCAACGATCACGCTTGCGGCGATCTTAAGAAACATTTATCGTTCTGCAACCAGAaggcctctctcctcctgctATTAATCTCTATGAACGTCTCTGTTCAGATATGGCCCCAGTCacagaaatttataaaatcagatCTCATGAGGCTTAAAGCTCTAATGTCCCTAAAGTCCACGTATCGTCTTCCCGGTCTCGTGCCCAAGTGCAGAAGGGCCATGAGGACACCAGGTGGGAGAACCGGGCAGGCTCCCGGCCCATCTTCGCAGCGCCCTCCCATGCCGACAGCAACCAGGCTGGAGGCGAGCCCTTGGGGGCCTGTCCGTGGGACCCACTGTGGCTGGGCACTACCCACGGCTCATGCCGGGCCCCTTGGCCTGAGCTGGTGGCAGAGGCAGGGGTGGCTGCAGGACCGGAGCGGCGCCACCGTCACGACATGGGGCTGCCGAAGGTGTTCCTGCGAGGGGAGTTTCGGCTTGGCCTCCTGGGGAGCCCTTAAACTTGACCTAACACCTCCTTGGAAGGGATTGCAGAGCCTCCAAGAGGCGACTCAGGAACCTGGGGGAAGGGGGCCCTGAGCAGGGCCTGGACCACAACCGACGTGGACATCACACGTGGGGGCCCCCTTTCCCTGGCGCTGGCAGCGAGGGGCCGGGCCCCACAGCCCATGCGGCAGCTGCGGCACCGACAGCATCGTGGATAATCTGTTCGGGCTGAGGAGAGCAATTGTGCATTTCAAGGAGAGTGAAAGATGGGTTTGGAATGTCACAGGGCACCGTGAAGCTCGTCGTGTGTTAATTCCTTAGGCCATAAACACGAGCACATGCTGGTTCACGCGACAGCTTTGCCGTGGCGTGGGGTTCTCTTCCCCACTAGTGGGAGGGATGGTTGGCGCCGTGTGGGGGGGTCTGGGCGATCTTTCCAGGTTTTCCACCAAAGACTCACTGGCCCAGGTGAGCCCGTGTGGCTGCCTTCTGGAAGGTGAGCGCTCTCACCCCCCATGGAGGAGGGTCCATGTGCTGGTAGAGCAGATGGAAGACGCCTCGGGGGCGCCCCCACAATAGCACCCTTCCCTCATCCTCAGAATTTGCTAAATGCAGTTCAAAGGCAATCGATACGTCGCACAGAGCGCTTCCCCACTTTCTTCTAAACAAACGCATTCCTGACGAGTTAGCTTACTCACAGGTCGCCACGAGCGTTAATGACCCCCGAGTCTTGTTCTGCTGGTCGCCCAGACGGCTGTTGATGAAGATTTAGCCTCGTGTTCTAAGTGTCAGGGCTGTCAGCGGGGCTGAACTGTTTGACCAGAAGAAAAAACGCACAGGGAGCTATTGATTACAGCTTCTCCGTGTCACTTGCTCACCAGGATTTAGGTATTGATGAGGCCGCGAGTGAAAACAAGCTCTTTCCCTTGTGGGCTACTACCACGAGAACAAAGGCGAAGTTGGAAAAAATATTCAGCCAGCACTAGAATCAGAGGGATTCCACTATTGATTGAAAGGCCCCTTCGTGTTATTTTTGTTGGAGACAAATCTatgggtttggaagttttatAGCTTTTGAGAAAGGGTCCATGTAAGGGATGGGTTCACCTATTGGATGAATTAGATTTCACAGCGTGAGGATTTCAATGCGGCTGTGATATTATGAGCTGCTTGGTTAttgataaaaattacattttatgcaGCACAGTGCTTGAAAGGGGCGAGCGTAAGAGGGCACGGATCCTCTGAATGTCCTTAGGGCTCTAATAAATGTTGCCGGCTCTCATTATTTTAGTAGTCTGAATCTGCCGCTAAAATTAACACAAACAGAAGCAGTGTTCCCGTGTCTAGGAGTGAAAGCAGTGTGTCTTCGGTGAGTCCCCGCCCCCGTCGCTGCATGCACGAGGTAAAGCCTGGCGGGGGAGGTCAGCATCGCCATCCCGCGACCACCACGCTATTGTCCACGTGACACGTAGGGCCAGAGACTTCCCAGTCCGTCTCTTGTAATTCCACAGCTCGGGGAGCAGGGCAAGAAAATCAAAGCTCACTCGTGAAGTCTGCTGTTAGGTGGGAAAATTGAATTGGTGCCTAAATGTTTGTGAGCCTAGTTTGGactaaatctctctctctctatcagtCAGAGCTTAAGTTGTGTGTCATCTGATCATGTCCTCACATCAGTTACTAATGTGACTATCGTATTGGATCAAAACCCTCGATCGGAGTCAGTATTGCGTTCTGAAAATTGCCAGTTACAGTGGGGATGGCAAGTGCTTGCGGGACAGGGCAGTGGTGTTGCTCTCCATCGGGGAAGCGGCGCAAGAGGAAGCggggtctccccccaccccccaaccccgctgCTCCTTCTGAGACCACCCTGAGACTGTGCGTGTTCCCATGGCAACCCACACTTCCAGTCAGAACCAGGACCGGTGTGATGTCTGAGAAGTCAGGTTCTCACCACTGAAGCCAGATGACCTGCAGGGCTGGCCAGCACCCCAGGCCATGCCCAGCGCTCCCCCTCGAGCAGTGGGTGTTGCGGCAAGAAGTATGGGCACCGGTCCTGCCTTGGCTGAGCTGGAAGCGCATCTTTGCCTCAGAGGTGCCATGTGAGCTGGGCCAGCAATGTCATGGGAGCCTAGGCTGACCACGCATGGCCTGGGGCTTGTTGGAGACGCGTGGTGGTCTGCACCGGGCACAGAGCACGCACTCCCCGTGGCCCTATTGAGTGCTGCATCTGGGACGGGACTGGGGACCATGCCATCTGCCCAGGGACAGGCACAGCTCAGCGCCCACCAAGGGCGCACTCCAGGCAGGTGTGGCAAGCTGAGACAGACGCATTGCCAGAGGACAACCAGATACCACGTACGTGTGCTTAGCCACTCTTCTAGAAACACACCTGACTGATGGCTCGTGGCTTGTCCAGCTCAGGTCTTTGGAGGTGGAGCTTGGGGGTAGGAGATGTGGATCTCCTCTGCTGAGCTGCAGACTCCGTCGAGGGAGCCTGAGAAACCCTCAACCTCTGGGACCCTGCAGGCATGGCCATATGAGCGTGACCCCAGAGGGCAGGACAGGGGCCGGCGCTGAATGGTCCCTGGCACCTCCTGTGTCTCTTCCAGGGCGGGGTCTGCAGATCAGCTGtgcccttccttctgccccagcTCGGTCTCCAGCGCTGGGCCAGTTCCTGTAGCTGCCCTCACTGGCCATCCTGTCCCTGTCAAGCCGCcactgtgctctgtgctctgcacGATGACGAGAACCATCCCCCAGCACGTACTGGGCCTTAGGGGGCTGACCACCTGTGCTCCTTCGCCCCAGTCAGGATGGAGCCACTTAGGAAATAGGACTGATTGACCCGGGCCTCCTGGGAAGTCCTTCAGATTCTGAGTAACTGTTTGCTGGGATTTTTAAGCAAAATGACTGTCCATCTGCCAGAGCCCCTGCAGTGGGAACACCGCGTGTACCCTTGCGTTTGGTGGCCCAGGCGTGGCCATCCCTGCCGTGCTGTATGCTGCCCATGGAGGGAGCTCCACAACCCGAGACAGACTCCTGTCCGCTCCGCACCTCCCatccctttcctttctgcctgtgttctgggCCGGCtaagaaatggacaaaggataTCAGGGTATTAGCTTTAGTAGGGTAAAGGCTTGGGGGGTGGGATATGGCCATGGTGGGCCTCCAAGAATTCCTCTGGAATCGGACCCGCCTGTGCTGTATCAGCCCCAGCAGAACCGGCTTCCGTGGCTGTGCTATGGGGCAGATGGGTCCTCCCTGCAGGACCTCACAGGCTGCTGAGCTGGGCATTCTCATCCCTTCCTCCCGGGATGGCCAGTCAGTGAATCCTCCTCCCCTCGGGCAGGGGTGACGGATAGGGGGTGAGCAAGGCCAGGCATGTCCCTCATACCAGTGGGTGTCCTGCCACATGGAAATCAAAAGCAAGGGTAAGGCTCACTGTGCCCACGCTCCACAGTGGACTCTATCCTGAGGACAGACACCAAGCGGGTCTGCCACTGGGTATCCTCGGAGCTTCTGTCCACACAGCCCAGGCTGTAGGGGGAGGACCAAGGCATTCCCCTGGGGACAGCTGCTGACAATGAGCCTCCGACCTCTGGAGGGAACAGAGGTCTCCTCCCCTTGTAGGATTGGCTACCAGGAATGTGTTAGGTGGAACTGTTGACCCATGTGCGGCTGTGGGAATAGTGTCTGCCCCATGTGACCATGACCTCCCTCGCGTCCAGCGCCTACAAGCCCCGGCGTCCAGTCTAGGATGTGAGGAATCAGACGCCCACAGTTCTGCGCTGCGGCGGCTCTAGGCAAGGCAGAAGAGTGTGCTGGGCATGGGGGAGGTCCTTCCTTGGGGCATTCAGTGTCCGCTAGGGAAACCTGCCTGCGGTTTGGGCCCTCCTCCTCTGGGGCTGCAGGCCGGCCTGCACTTCCCCTGGGAGTGGGACAGCAGTGAGCTGAGCTGCCCATAGGTCGGATGGGCAGGGTTGGCGGAAGCCCGTGGTGCACCGAGCCCTCCTGCACCTCTCTCCTGGTGCGTCTCAGTGACACCCGGCTGTCCCTGGTCCCAGCAGTGGGTCCTCTTAACCATAGGTTGGCTTCTCTCTGTAGGACTGTGTTTGGGTTGGTTTTCATCATAAGGTGACCTCTCTTTTAGTGAAGCCCTTCTGTTCACTAAGGCAGGCACCTGATCACGCAGTTTGTCTCCAGAGGTGAGAGGCTATTTGAGGCCGGCCGAGGGGTGAGGGCCACTGTGGCCCTGGGTCTGGAGTCCTGAGGGACTGTGGGAGCGGGTGGTGTCCaggggcaggggggcagcagCAGTGGCCGCTCAGGTGAGAACACATGAAGACTAGAGCTTCTCCACCTTCCCAAACATCCCGGGACTGGTGAGCTCAGACAGACACTCCCGGGGCCCTGCGTGGTGTGAAGCAGGACCAGCAAACCTTTCCTATAAAGAGCCTGATGGTAAACAGTTTAGGCTTTCAGAAGCAGCCACAGACTGCGGCTACGTTCCGATGAAGCTGTGTTTACGAAAGAAAGAAGGACCGTAGTGGCCGATAGCCGGTTTGCCAATGCCTCGTGTGAGTCCCGCCTTCCCAGAAGGTTCCTGTCGCTTCTCGAGATATTTGCGATTTTGCATACCATCCTGTAGCTTGGAAATGTAATTTTGAACTTGGTAAGCACACACGATCGGTTTCTTACCAACGGCAGTTTTCTCCTCCTGGATCCTGCTGTAAGGGGGTTCTCTGGACTGTGCTGGACATTTGCCTTGGGGCATTATGGCACCCTTTGGCCCCCGGAGGCCCTCGGAGACCAAGGGGTGTGCAGGGCCAAGACAGCCAGCGGGCGGCCTGCGTGTGGCCGAGCCCCTGCTAGGTGAGTGGTGGTCAGGGGCCTTGCTTGTGACCCCGGAGGCCCCGTTGGCCTGGAGCCCAGCCTGACGGTGGCTTCCTGTCTTCCAGGTGCCCATCCTCATCCCGTGCCATCGCGTGATCTGCAGCAGCGGAGCCGTGGGCAACTACTCCGGAGGCCTGGCCACGAAGGAGTGGCTGCTGGCCCACGAGGGCCGCCTGGCGGGGAAGCCGACCAGTCCCGGGGGATCCCTTCTGGCTGGTATACGGCCCGGGGTTCGGGGTGGCCGGCACTGAGGGTTTGCAGGAGGCCGTGTGGGAGCGGCACGCGCTGGAAGCGGGCACGCGCTGGCACCGTTGTATTAAAGCTCTGGACGTGTCCTGAGGGACGTGGAGCGCGTTGTGTCTCTCGTTCTTCCGTTTCGCAGCAGAGCGGGTTGGGAAGACCGGCCCTTGTTCGCAGCGCGTCCCCTCACGGCGCTCTTCGTCTCTGACGTCCGCCAGCGCCGTGTTGAGAAAGCAGGGGCCTGGCAGGCAGCGGGGCGATCGTCCCGGAAGGTGCCTGCGGGGGCAGTGGCTGTGCCCCCGCAGCGCCCCGGTCCCCCCGCAGGCCTGAGCAGCTGGCCGTCCCCGCCCATGGCCCGGCTCCCCGTCCTCTCCGCCGTGGAGGCTGCCTGGCCCGTGTTTCCCGCTCCCACCTTCCCTGCCAGCCAGGGCGGCCCAGAAATGGTGCTCACGGGGGCTTCCCCACTTTGCTTCTCTCCCGGCCAGGAAGGCCAGCGCCGGGGGCGTCCATCCAGGGTCGTGTCTGCCGAGTGGAGGAGACCCGCCTGCCAGCGCCAGCCGAGAAAACAAACGGCTCTTTGAGGCGGGTTTGGTCGCAATGACTCCTTTATGGGGGCCTGGCCTCGGGCCCCAGCCCCTCGCCTGACACGGTTGACCCTCGCATGCCCTGAACAGAAGGTGACAAGGCTTGCCGACCTCTCCTCCCCAGTACCCCAAGACCGAGCCTGGAAGTCAGAGGTCACACAAGAAGGTGGGTCAGCTCCTGTCCCCAGGGGCAGTCTGGAGTATTTCCAGCGTCCACCAAGGACCTTGGGCTGACACTTCATTACCCTGTTGTCATTTTAGCTTCATCATTAAGTAGATCTGAAAAGCATTCGGGGAACTTGTAGCTGTGCACGCAGATAAGTAAAATAGAGCCTGTGATCTAGGGAGAAAGTAAGCCGCACCCCGCCGCACAGTAGAGCGCTGTGTTTGTGTCCGGGGTTCCTGGGACGCCGGAGGGCATGGCCGGCAGCTCAGGCGGTCTGGACAGGTCCCTGAACGCCGCAGATACACAGCCTGTGGAGGGCGCAGTGTGGGTGTGTTTTGTATTTCATGTTAGCACCTGTAAAAGAACACGTACCCAATGTAAACACAGTTCAACCAAATTCTTGCATTTTCCCCTCAAAAATAGAGAGCTCTGACCATCACTGCATTGTCTTCCGATTCCTCTCCTTCTCCGAGCTTCTGTCTGCGGGCGTGCCGTCCTGCTCGCACGGGGAGCCGTGTAGCGGTCTGACTTCGGGACAGACCCCCGCGCGGCCTGCACTGAGCCCCCGGCCGGCCTCGGGACCTGAAGCGCACTCTCTTGCATCTGCGAGCGCCGGCAGAGGGGCTCGTTCCTGGGTTTCTGACATGTTGGGAAGACGGGTGGGGGGTCTGGGGCACACTTTGCATGTGGGGGCCAAGGAGGAGGTTGTATCGTAAATTCTGTAAGGAAAATGCTCTTCTCCAGGAACTCTCAGTCACCGAGAAACGTGATCACACTCTGCCCTTGTGCTCTGCGGGGAGGAGAGGGCCGGGGTTCTCAAAGGCAGGTTCTCCTTGCGGGCCGGGGTGTGGATTCCGTCTGACTGCTTTCCAATAGAGGGCACCATAGCAGTGCACTAGGGCTGCGGTTGGGAGACCCCCAGCCACCACTGTCTGGGATGGATGTGAGAGTGGGGGCAGGATGGAGCTCTCCGTGCGGCTCTGTGACGGTCCTGCGGAGCACGAGGTGCCATCGGTGCTGCTGGCAGGGCCCGGTGATGCTCCGCATGTCCCTTGCCACCCACATGCTGGGCATGCAGGCTACCTCCTGGGTCGGGAAAGTGCCGGCGATGCCACGTGCTTCCCACTGCGACCTCCAGATGCCTGGGTGGGCTCCGAGGGAGCGTCCTGGGTGGGACAGCCACCCATGGCAGCATGCAAGGCCCCAGCCCCTGGCGGGGCTCAGCCACGTGCAGCCAGGGGCCTGCCCATCAGTGCAGTCCGAGGTGACCCTGCGGCCCGGCATGGCCAAGCACCGCCTGTTTGGGCCGTGCCCTTGGTGCAGAACAAACCCGTGTTCTGTTTTTTCCCAGGGCTTCCTCAGCTCTGTCAGAACAGGCTTGATAAGCGCCCCGAGGTTCCTGCTGACAGAGGCAGCGGCCGGGCTCAAACCAGCGCGTGTACCGCTCCAAGGACAAGCTCTGCAGAGGCCGACATGAAAGCCCACGTGGGGCGCCTGGAGCCGTGCTGCTCACGGTGACGGCGCAGTTTatggaaataaagaggaaaaggaaaggcacaaagaaatacaaaaatattttccaaataaaaagaaatggcgAGACAAGAAAGCTGTGTTCTTCGGCCTCAGCCCCGGGTCCCCTGCATGGATTGCTTTCCTCGTCCACGTGGCGCGGGGGACCTTGAACACTGACACGGAGACCCGTGGGCAGGGGACGGCTGGCTCTTCGCGGGAGCTTGGCTGGGGTGCACTGTGTTCCCTGTTTCCAGAGACTGAGCCAACGAGAGATTCAGAGACAGTGTCTGTGTTTGCAGGACCACGCGTCCTTGACGCCGATGCCCTTGGCCAGGCAGGCGCCCAGGGTTACAGCGGGCAGCCGTGTTCCTCACCAGCCCCTTTCCCCACGTGCAGCAGAAGCACTAGGGGAAGCCCACCCCTATCCACCATGTCCCGTGGCTGCACCGGGGGACCAAGGACCAGCACAAGTCtgccttcccaccacccccagaaGAAACACCACAGTGTCTCCTAGGCGCGGGGGCTGAAGCGGGGCCGCGGTAGAGGGCCCCGAAGGGAGTATGGACTCCGTGGGATCGGCTCCGTGCAGCTCTAGACAGTGGGGCCGCGGGCCAGGCGCGTTTGGGAGGCAAGTAGGCTCACCTTGTCGGTACCTAACTGGGACTTCTAATCCTTGTCTGCTTCCTACTCGGCAGACGCACTTACAGAAGAAGCCGCGCGTGTCTCGAACATTTGCCAGAGAGGGAAGTCCTTCCTATCCAAGGGCTTTGGGTGCCTGTTTTCTTCCGAGTCTCCCCGCACACCATGTGCTCACCCAGAATCCCCTCTTCCGAGTGGCCAGGCCTGTCCAGTACAGGTGTGTTTATACTGAcaccctttttgtttcttttttttttaatattttatttatttatttgacagagatcacaagtaggca
Coding sequences within:
- the MGMT gene encoding methylated-DNA--protein-cysteine methyltransferase isoform X3 → MWTSFILPALNPRASWICGLMSSSRPAEAPVLPELLGRPEEMTEPLMQCAAWLDAYFHEPAALPRLPLPAIHHPVLQQDSFTAQVLWKLLEAVKFGDTVSYQQLAALAGNPKAARAVGGAMRRNPVPILIPCHRVICSSGAVGNYSGGLATKEWLLAHEGRLAGKPTSPGGSLLAGIRPGVRGGRH
- the MGMT gene encoding methylated-DNA--protein-cysteine methyltransferase isoform X2; protein product: MVYLMLGSWGRHPFLKSHSAVNLKRWLWPAEAPVLPELLGRPEEMTEPLMQCAAWLDAYFHEPAALPRLPLPAIHHPVLQQDSFTAQVLWKLLEAVKFGDTVSYQQLAALAGNPKAARAVGGAMRRNPVPILIPCHRVICSSGAVGNYSGGLATKEWLLAHEGRLAGKPTSPGGSLLAGIRPGVRGGRH
- the MGMT gene encoding methylated-DNA--protein-cysteine methyltransferase isoform X1, whose amino-acid sequence is MDEACDVRSRAVDSPLGRIEIAGCERGLHEVRLRGRKTPDARPAEAPVLPELLGRPEEMTEPLMQCAAWLDAYFHEPAALPRLPLPAIHHPVLQQDSFTAQVLWKLLEAVKFGDTVSYQQLAALAGNPKAARAVGGAMRRNPVPILIPCHRVICSSGAVGNYSGGLATKEWLLAHEGRLAGKPTSPGGSLLAGIRPGVRGGRH